In Chamaesiphon minutus PCC 6605, a genomic segment contains:
- a CDS encoding DUF305 domain-containing protein — protein sequence MSTLQLFLALMNFKVKLLAPIALILGGIGFGSLAIANLTNRGSNSTLAQSGGMNHGGMNHGGMNHNMDIGPADANYDLRFIDSMIPHHQGALVMAQEVLQKSKRPELIKLANSIITEQKKEIAQMQQWRKQWYPKASATPMMWHSAMNHEMAMTAEHKQSMMMSMSLGKADAGFDRRFLDAMIPHHQGAVTMGQDLLKKSKRPEMKKLARNIITSQQAEIAQMTQWQKEWSASR from the coding sequence ATGTCAACATTACAATTATTTCTAGCACTCATGAATTTTAAAGTTAAATTACTCGCACCGATTGCTCTTATCTTAGGCGGGATTGGTTTCGGCTCCTTAGCGATTGCTAATTTAACAAATCGGGGGTCGAATTCAACACTCGCCCAAAGTGGGGGGATGAACCACGGTGGCATGAACCACGGTGGTATGAATCATAATATGGATATCGGGCCTGCTGATGCTAACTACGACCTGCGCTTTATCGATAGTATGATTCCCCATCACCAAGGTGCCTTGGTAATGGCGCAAGAAGTTCTCCAAAAATCTAAAAGACCCGAACTAATTAAACTGGCTAATAGCATTATTACCGAACAGAAAAAAGAAATCGCCCAGATGCAACAGTGGCGCAAACAATGGTATCCCAAAGCATCAGCAACACCGATGATGTGGCACTCTGCCATGAATCATGAAATGGCAATGACCGCCGAACATAAACAGTCAATGATGATGAGTATGTCATTGGGTAAAGCCGATGCTGGATTCGATCGCAGATTTCTCGATGCGATGATTCCCCATCATCAAGGTGCCGTGACAATGGGACAAGATTTATTGAAAAAATCCAAACGTCCAGAGATGAAAAAACTCGCTCGAAATATAATTACATCTCAACAGGCAGAGATCGCTCAGATGACTCAATGG
- the rppA gene encoding two-component system response regulator RppA: MKILLIEDEPDLGAIIQKILSRHQYVVDWAEDGKTGWEYLTNNRLRSISAGETTYALAIIDWMLPKMSGIEICQRLRAEKYTLPILMLTAKDRMENKITGLDAGADDYLVKPFGMEELLARLRALQRRAQVFQAERLQVGNLRLDYGNNAIVTIDRQGREQSGSLTAKEFQLLEYLMQHPDRTLTHDQIRNRIWPLDSESASNVVAAQIRLLRKKLTELGCESSIETMRGFGYRINSIHK, encoded by the coding sequence ATGAAAATTTTACTCATCGAAGACGAGCCAGACTTAGGTGCCATCATCCAGAAAATCCTCTCTCGCCATCAATATGTAGTAGATTGGGCGGAAGATGGCAAAACTGGCTGGGAATATTTAACCAACAATCGTTTGCGTAGTATCTCCGCTGGAGAAACAACCTATGCGTTGGCAATTATCGATTGGATGTTGCCCAAAATGTCTGGAATCGAGATTTGTCAGCGGTTACGAGCAGAAAAATATACTCTACCCATCCTGATGTTGACTGCCAAAGATCGGATGGAGAATAAAATTACCGGATTGGATGCTGGAGCCGATGACTATCTAGTCAAACCCTTTGGGATGGAAGAACTCCTAGCTAGACTTCGCGCTCTGCAACGCCGCGCCCAAGTATTTCAAGCAGAGCGATTGCAAGTGGGAAATCTACGACTAGACTATGGTAATAATGCGATCGTGACAATCGACCGCCAGGGACGCGAACAGTCTGGGAGTCTGACAGCCAAAGAATTTCAACTTTTAGAATACCTCATGCAACATCCCGATCGAACCCTCACCCACGACCAAATTCGCAATCGGATTTGGCCGCTCGATTCAGAGTCGGCGAGTAATGTTGTCGCCGCCCAAATTCGGCTATTGCGGAAAAAGTTAACTGAATTAGGCTGTGAGAGTTCGATTGAAACTATGCGCGGATTTGGATATCGCATCAATTCTATTCATAAATAG
- the rppB gene encoding two-component system sensor histidine kinase RppB encodes MHQNRLFNRTRIQLTITYALVIGSIALLCGLAIHLVMIRAFARTVDRELNTLAGTVHDTLEAVLQQPEIVNPVVMNVLPGLCVVGKECLPVKPHSKIAELTKKQGYCLRLLNLKGQTIATLGAKQHKFTGNVALPRENKIPTMDWETITDDRGERYHFHTLPLKTIDNRDWGYLQVAQSFDRLDEYMSSLHLMLMFWIPLAMLLIGGASWWLSGLAIEPIYQSYQQIQQFTADAAHELRTPLAVTSIAVENALDVELIEPETRNNWEIAQRQIRHLTRLAEDLLWLSRLEAKQLPMQFQPCCLNDLVSDLEEELAPLAIASSIDLRLEVSVKQPIYVMGDSDRLYRAIANLINNAIQYTPTDGVVTIRLESSERHAIVTIKDNGIGIAEADLPHIFDRFYRVQADRSRNTGGTGLGLAIVHAIVQAHHGSIEVDSQLDVGTTFIVRLPIKATPSKISSQNQIV; translated from the coding sequence GTGCATCAAAATCGACTATTCAATCGTACCCGTATTCAACTAACTATCACCTATGCGCTCGTCATTGGTTCGATCGCATTGCTGTGTGGCTTAGCGATTCATTTAGTGATGATTAGAGCATTCGCTCGAACGGTCGATCGAGAATTAAACACTTTAGCTGGCACCGTACACGATACGCTGGAAGCTGTTTTACAACAGCCGGAAATAGTAAATCCCGTTGTGATGAATGTACTTCCTGGACTGTGTGTAGTCGGCAAGGAATGTTTGCCAGTTAAACCCCATTCTAAAATTGCCGAACTGACAAAAAAACAAGGCTACTGTCTGCGTTTGTTGAACTTAAAAGGTCAAACGATTGCGACTTTGGGGGCAAAACAACACAAGTTTACCGGAAACGTCGCTTTGCCCAGGGAGAATAAAATCCCAACTATGGATTGGGAAACTATTACTGACGATCGTGGCGAACGCTATCACTTTCATACACTACCACTCAAAACGATCGACAATCGCGACTGGGGTTATCTTCAAGTTGCTCAATCCTTCGATCGATTAGATGAATACATGAGTAGTCTACATCTAATGCTGATGTTTTGGATTCCACTAGCAATGTTACTAATTGGTGGGGCTAGTTGGTGGCTCTCAGGTTTGGCAATCGAGCCAATTTACCAGTCGTACCAGCAAATTCAGCAGTTTACCGCCGATGCCGCCCACGAACTCCGCACACCGCTAGCTGTCACCAGCATAGCCGTAGAAAATGCTTTAGATGTCGAACTAATCGAGCCGGAAACTCGCAATAATTGGGAAATTGCCCAGCGTCAAATTCGCCACCTCACTCGTCTAGCTGAGGATTTACTATGGCTATCGCGGTTGGAAGCGAAGCAATTACCCATGCAGTTTCAGCCCTGCTGTTTGAATGATTTAGTCAGCGATTTAGAAGAAGAATTAGCTCCCCTAGCGATCGCGAGTTCAATCGATCTCCGCTTAGAAGTCTCAGTCAAACAGCCAATCTATGTCATGGGTGATAGCGACAGGCTGTATCGAGCGATCGCCAATCTGATTAATAATGCCATTCAATATACTCCTACCGACGGAGTAGTCACGATTCGTTTAGAATCATCAGAGCGTCACGCGATCGTCACAATCAAAGATAATGGGATTGGCATTGCGGAGGCAGATTTACCACATATTTTCGATCGCTTTTATCGAGTGCAAGCCGATCGTTCGCGCAATACAGGCGGAACGGGATTAGGTTTAGCGATCGTGCACGCGATCGTCCAGGCACATCATGGCAGTATCGAAGTTGATAGTCAGCTAGATGTAGGCACTACGTTTATAGTGCGGCTACCAATTAAAGCCACTCCTAGCAAGATATCTAGCCAGAATCAGATTGTATAG
- the avs2 gene encoding AVAST type 2 anti-phage system protein Avs2: MSSINWQNLRSWNGSQYSAFEELCCQLAFYEEMPLGSVFIRKGTPDAGVECFWKLPSLDEFAWQTKFFFSVDKSQWKQLDESVKTALDRHPRLVCYTVCIPIDRQDPRMSDRQSFMDKWNEHVEKWQEWAQNKGMSVSFPYWGEYEIFERLTREEHQGRYLFWFNAELFGKHWFQSRLEEAIANAGPRYSPELNVELPVARLFDGLGRSSRFFNRFKSLRKKIKKISSGATHKEKNLSEKDFFESLQQKIAQLLLNLQNLNPVSVAILDFTTLFATLSTLASECREQAYDYIRFLKQIRADKTVDNQQSIDSNYQAYELNELIEHLYSLEELVESNEALLSNVPALLLRGNAGSGKTHLLCDVAQHRIHSSSPTILLLGEQFNDAEPWSQITGLLGLSCKKEELLGALEAAAQSQQTKALILIDAVNEGAGKKIWKKHIAGILKALTKFPHIGIAISVRTPYEDVVIPQHLDQNYLVRETHYGFVQREYQATRTFFDFFDIKHPSIPLLNPEFQNPLFLKLFCLGLKNRGLTEIPTGFHGISSVFEFLVDSVNTKLSSEQFLNFDEYSEIVQKAVQQLSEAMARMIVKNNRHWLPREEAQNVINALLPSKGYHDSLFNHLLIEGIVSEDIFWQGNGKRMDGIRFSYERFSDHLVVKYLLDNYLDLNNPSAAFLPTSQLGILLKDYRTCNDNRGLLEAFSIQIPERIGRELVEVAPHCASYSIVREAFIQSLIWRDPSSINDLTYQYISSQITQHDKNYTFLLNTFLTVTSNVKHPYNADFLHNYLKRDSRADRDAWWSTFLHSQYDRHEAVDRLVDWAWTADDKSHIDDEAIRLCSIALTWFLTTSNRFLRDRATKALVSLLTPRIHILRQVILEFLDIDDLYILERLYCVAYGCVMRSTNDNKIAQLAQDVYDWVFKSGEPIPHILLRDYARGVIELALSRNIELKIDVARIRPPYKSEWINNVLSREELEIYTEEANAILKKYNYASNPEINCWRSVFAIEQSVLDLGDFACYIIGTNSSTSFSWTSQRLDEPPTSEEIHDKFLKSLTERQKKAWDRYQNTLIDIENYRQMSLERRIEEFKVELTEQQLEEAIFDVIGSFCKTLSKKKIKIFEEYILDYSENSSKKEYQFDLDIAQRWIFWRVFDLGWTVERFGWFDSNLGSSGRMPNKAERIGKKYQWLAYHEFLARVSDNFKFKLNNWNSTDGNGYCGPWQDNERDIDPSCLLKSAYSEDLNKQHIHTWESVPYDLWNTSDNIAWLKSIEDLPDIKLLINVINPNDNSCWLALENYRSWNESASGDEEYLSQKQIWYMTKSYLVEKQDIDLVFDWAIQQDFMGRWMPESHELTQMFLGEFFWSPAFKYHNTPYFSHDGWISDETRKIPRKILVTTDKYLQESSGIDCSIDESYILNLPAHFLADGMELCWNGVEGSFFDRSGRLIAFDPSVKEVGFQTCLINRAALINFLDRSDLDIFWTFLGEKIILEGTPHRARLELSGALRLKHGQLEGSVNFKLNFLNGDKEGLHTPYIGKFSISNNKYNALI; encoded by the coding sequence ATGTCGAGTATCAATTGGCAAAATCTTCGTTCGTGGAATGGCTCACAATATTCGGCTTTTGAGGAGCTTTGCTGTCAACTTGCGTTCTATGAAGAAATGCCACTAGGCTCAGTCTTTATCCGTAAAGGTACTCCTGACGCAGGAGTGGAATGCTTTTGGAAATTACCGTCTTTAGATGAGTTTGCTTGGCAAACTAAATTCTTCTTCTCTGTAGATAAGAGTCAGTGGAAACAACTAGATGAATCTGTAAAAACAGCGTTAGATAGGCATCCTCGCCTAGTCTGCTACACAGTATGTATACCAATCGACAGACAAGATCCACGAATGAGCGATCGACAGTCGTTCATGGATAAATGGAACGAACATGTGGAGAAATGGCAAGAATGGGCGCAAAACAAAGGAATGTCTGTTAGCTTTCCTTATTGGGGAGAATATGAAATTTTTGAGAGGCTAACTCGTGAGGAGCATCAAGGACGGTATCTGTTCTGGTTCAATGCTGAATTATTTGGCAAACATTGGTTTCAATCTCGACTAGAAGAAGCTATTGCCAATGCTGGGCCTCGATATTCGCCAGAGCTAAATGTTGAGTTACCCGTTGCCAGGTTATTTGATGGTTTAGGCAGAAGCTCTAGATTTTTTAATCGTTTCAAAAGTCTGAGGAAAAAAATCAAAAAGATAAGTTCGGGTGCCACTCACAAGGAAAAAAATCTGTCTGAAAAAGATTTTTTTGAGTCCCTGCAACAGAAAATTGCCCAACTTCTATTAAATCTACAGAATTTAAATCCAGTAAGTGTAGCTATTTTAGATTTTACTACATTGTTTGCTACATTGTCAACTTTAGCTTCTGAATGTAGGGAGCAAGCTTATGATTATATCAGATTTTTAAAGCAAATTAGAGCCGATAAAACGGTTGATAATCAGCAATCGATCGATTCTAATTATCAGGCTTATGAACTTAACGAGCTAATAGAGCACCTATATTCTCTTGAGGAATTAGTAGAAAGTAACGAAGCATTACTTTCTAATGTCCCAGCACTTCTGCTACGAGGTAATGCTGGCAGTGGTAAAACCCATTTACTTTGTGATGTCGCTCAACATAGAATCCACTCTAGCTCACCTACTATTTTGTTGCTTGGCGAGCAATTTAATGATGCGGAACCTTGGTCACAAATTACTGGGCTATTAGGATTATCCTGTAAAAAGGAAGAACTATTGGGTGCTTTAGAAGCTGCGGCTCAATCCCAACAAACGAAAGCATTAATTTTGATTGATGCTGTGAATGAAGGAGCTGGAAAAAAGATTTGGAAAAAACATATTGCAGGTATATTAAAAGCTTTAACAAAATTTCCTCATATAGGAATTGCCATCAGTGTAAGAACTCCTTATGAAGATGTAGTAATTCCCCAGCATCTCGACCAAAATTATTTGGTGAGAGAAACTCATTATGGCTTTGTTCAACGTGAGTACCAAGCAACGCGGACATTCTTTGATTTTTTTGACATTAAGCATCCGAGTATCCCTTTACTAAATCCTGAGTTTCAGAATCCACTATTTCTAAAACTCTTTTGTCTTGGGCTTAAAAATCGTGGCTTAACCGAGATACCTACTGGCTTTCACGGGATTTCATCAGTTTTTGAATTTCTTGTTGATTCAGTTAATACTAAGCTATCTAGCGAACAGTTTCTTAACTTTGATGAGTATTCAGAAATAGTTCAAAAAGCAGTCCAACAGCTTTCAGAAGCGATGGCTAGAATGATTGTAAAAAATAATCGTCATTGGCTACCCCGTGAAGAAGCACAGAATGTTATTAATGCCTTACTTCCATCCAAAGGGTATCACGATTCTTTATTTAATCATCTATTGATTGAAGGGATCGTTTCCGAAGATATTTTCTGGCAAGGGAATGGAAAAAGAATGGATGGTATTCGATTTTCTTACGAGAGATTTTCCGACCACCTAGTTGTTAAATATTTACTTGACAACTATCTCGATCTTAATAATCCTTCAGCAGCATTCCTTCCAACTAGTCAATTAGGCATACTGCTGAAGGATTATAGAACATGTAACGATAATCGTGGGCTTTTAGAAGCATTCTCAATTCAGATTCCCGAACGTATTGGGCGAGAACTTGTTGAAGTTGCACCGCATTGTGCAAGCTACTCTATCGTTCGTGAGGCTTTCATTCAGAGTTTAATATGGCGCGACCCTAGTTCGATTAACGATTTAACTTATCAATATATTAGTTCGCAAATTACTCAGCACGATAAAAATTACACCTTTTTGTTAAATACTTTTTTAACAGTAACTTCTAATGTCAAACATCCATACAATGCAGATTTCTTACATAACTATCTCAAGCGTGATTCTAGAGCCGATCGAGATGCTTGGTGGTCTACTTTCCTTCACTCACAGTACGATCGACATGAAGCAGTCGATCGCTTGGTAGATTGGGCTTGGACGGCAGACGATAAAAGTCATATTGATGATGAGGCAATTAGATTGTGTTCGATCGCCCTTACTTGGTTTTTAACAACATCTAATCGCTTTCTGCGCGATCGGGCAACAAAAGCTCTTGTCTCTTTACTTACACCTCGTATTCATATTCTAAGACAGGTTATATTAGAGTTCTTAGATATAGATGACTTGTATATTTTAGAACGACTATACTGTGTTGCCTATGGATGTGTAATGCGAAGCACCAACGATAATAAGATCGCACAACTGGCTCAAGATGTATACGATTGGGTATTTAAAAGTGGCGAACCAATTCCACATATTTTATTAAGGGATTATGCCCGTGGTGTTATTGAGTTGGCTTTAAGTCGAAATATTGAATTGAAAATTGATGTTGCTCGGATTAGACCGCCGTATAAAAGTGAATGGATAAACAATGTCTTATCGAGAGAAGAATTAGAGATATACACTGAGGAAGCAAATGCGATACTAAAGAAATATAATTATGCAAGTAATCCAGAAATAAACTGCTGGCGATCTGTATTTGCGATCGAGCAGTCAGTGCTCGATCTAGGTGACTTTGCATGTTATATTATTGGCACAAATTCTTCAACAAGTTTTTCCTGGACTTCTCAACGTTTGGATGAGCCACCAACTTCTGAAGAAATACATGATAAATTCCTGAAATCCCTAACAGAGAGGCAGAAAAAAGCATGGGATCGATATCAAAATACTTTGATAGATATTGAGAATTATCGTCAGATGAGTCTCGAACGAAGGATTGAAGAATTTAAAGTTGAATTGACAGAGCAACAATTGGAGGAAGCTATATTTGATGTAATTGGCTCTTTTTGTAAAACCTTGAGCAAGAAAAAAATCAAGATTTTTGAAGAATATATTTTAGATTATTCAGAAAATTCGTCTAAGAAAGAGTATCAATTCGATTTAGATATCGCCCAACGCTGGATATTTTGGCGAGTTTTCGATCTAGGTTGGACGGTAGAACGCTTTGGCTGGTTTGATAGTAACTTAGGCTCTAGTGGCAGAATGCCAAATAAGGCTGAAAGAATTGGAAAAAAATATCAATGGCTTGCCTATCATGAATTTTTGGCACGGGTATCAGATAATTTTAAGTTCAAACTTAACAATTGGAACTCGACTGATGGTAACGGATATTGTGGCCCTTGGCAAGATAATGAAAGGGATATCGATCCATCATGTCTTCTAAAAAGTGCTTACTCAGAAGATTTAAACAAACAACATATACATACATGGGAGTCTGTTCCATATGATTTATGGAATACCAGCGATAATATTGCTTGGCTAAAAAGTATTGAAGATCTGCCTGATATTAAGCTATTGATTAATGTTATTAATCCCAATGATAATTCTTGTTGGCTGGCATTGGAAAACTATAGATCGTGGAACGAATCAGCCTCTGGTGATGAAGAATATTTATCTCAAAAACAGATTTGGTACATGACTAAAAGTTATCTTGTTGAAAAGCAAGATATAGATCTTGTATTTGACTGGGCTATTCAACAAGATTTTATGGGTCGCTGGATGCCAGAGTCACACGAGCTTACTCAAATGTTCTTGGGCGAATTTTTTTGGTCGCCTGCTTTTAAGTATCATAATACTCCTTACTTTAGTCATGATGGCTGGATTTCTGATGAAACGAGGAAAATTCCCAGAAAAATATTGGTGACAACAGATAAATATTTACAAGAAAGTTCTGGTATTGATTGTTCAATCGATGAATCTTATATTCTTAATCTACCTGCTCATTTTCTAGCCGATGGAATGGAACTATGCTGGAATGGAGTGGAAGGTTCTTTCTTCGATCGATCTGGACGTTTGATTGCCTTCGATCCGTCGGTCAAAGAAGTGGGTTTCCAAACATGTCTCATCAATCGTGCTGCATTAATTAATTTCCTCGATCGGAGCGATCTTGATATTTTTTGGACTTTTCTTGGTGAAAAGATAATTCTTGAAGGAACCCCCCATCGCGCACGTTTGGAGTTAAGCGGAGCTTTACGTCTAAAACATGGACAACTAGAAGGCTCTGTCAATTTTAAACTTAATTTTTTGAACGGTGATAAAGAAGGCTTGCATACGCCCTATATTGGAAAGTTCTCCATTTCTAACAACAAATATAATGCCCTAATATAA
- a CDS encoding tyrosine-type recombinase/integrase, with amino-acid sequence MLIIPPPKLTKLERPSSVELTASPDDLWAEFGQLQIRDSTRKQYVKAIDNFCQFAYNGSATPETIEEFLALDRYAAIEIVLKYRRHSIDKNLAPSTINVRLAAIKSLVDMARKLGKTTVDLSDIESIPAESYRDTRGISVEQFKLMLDAIVGSPTGGNPSTPIGIRDYAIMLLFWGNALRRGEIASANIEDFLPQQQKLKILGKGKRAKVAIDLSDSVSYALEEWLNFHPCNLPGQPLITSLSHNCYGARIAGDSIYRIVQGYAEAAGIEQRVSPHRLRHSSITAFLDASGGNLRAAQALSRHSNQNTLTLYDDNRRQEQKVASGVLESLLVGNGGKTSG; translated from the coding sequence GTGCTAATTATCCCTCCTCCCAAACTTACTAAACTCGAACGACCATCCTCGGTTGAATTGACAGCTAGCCCAGACGATCTCTGGGCTGAGTTTGGTCAGCTTCAAATCAGAGATAGTACTAGGAAACAGTATGTTAAAGCGATCGATAATTTCTGTCAGTTCGCTTATAATGGCTCTGCGACTCCAGAAACAATCGAGGAATTTCTGGCACTAGATCGATATGCGGCGATCGAAATAGTATTAAAATATCGTCGTCACTCGATCGATAAAAACCTGGCACCCAGCACGATTAATGTCCGGCTGGCGGCGATTAAGAGTTTGGTAGATATGGCGCGGAAGCTGGGTAAAACTACTGTCGATCTAAGCGATATCGAAAGTATTCCAGCGGAAAGTTATCGCGATACTAGGGGGATCTCTGTCGAACAGTTTAAATTGATGTTAGACGCAATCGTTGGCTCGCCTACCGGAGGTAATCCGAGTACGCCAATCGGGATAAGGGATTATGCGATCATGCTGTTATTTTGGGGCAACGCGCTCCGGCGTGGGGAAATTGCTAGTGCGAATATCGAGGATTTTTTACCCCAGCAGCAGAAGTTGAAGATCTTGGGGAAGGGGAAACGAGCGAAGGTGGCGATCGATCTTAGCGATAGTGTCAGTTATGCTTTGGAGGAGTGGCTGAATTTTCATCCCTGTAATTTACCAGGACAGCCGCTGATTACTTCTTTAAGCCATAACTGTTATGGGGCGAGGATTGCTGGGGATAGTATCTATCGAATCGTTCAAGGGTATGCGGAGGCTGCGGGGATCGAGCAGCGGGTGTCACCGCATCGGTTGCGGCATAGTTCGATTACAGCGTTTTTAGACGCTAGTGGGGGTAATCTGCGGGCGGCGCAAGCGTTGAGTCGGCACAGCAATCAGAATACTTTGACTCTGTACGACGATAATCGACGGCAGGAACAAAAGGTTGCTTCAGGTGTGCTGGAGAGTTTGTTGGTGGGGAATGGTGGGAAAACGAGCGGTTGA
- a CDS encoding nucleoid-associated protein — translation MRDSAGIKLEQAILHIVDSREANGLTLSELCIDLGASENLSMMSDYFARHIQNSLKDPTTKAAKFKTNTFQDGDIAQLCYDLIHGGLDFIVGSQKIARSLKELIEKDKRIALGNLAMCSYRADNYENRKFIALIKLDPSDAFRPIVKNDKSGKKYIGFELERGMMPTTKEKLQKCVFVQSLEPRHGDYDMMLLDRQTEQEPAQFFTQDFLKADLALDDRERTKRYYTAMNAAINELRTIPEITSEQNDAVHSIFNSAIKQTKVDIESTIDSLPLNDLYKQIVTDKFKNLPDREFSPDSQYVKTLRKKVRFKGDRGLFISVNREDLSQIIKNVKKPDSNSDFYEIVLRTKTWKEEN, via the coding sequence ATGCGAGATTCAGCAGGAATTAAGCTGGAGCAGGCAATTCTCCACATTGTTGATTCTAGAGAAGCTAATGGACTCACTTTATCAGAACTGTGTATAGATTTAGGTGCATCAGAAAATTTAAGTATGATGTCCGATTATTTTGCCAGACACATTCAAAACTCTTTAAAAGATCCAACCACAAAAGCTGCTAAGTTTAAAACTAATACGTTTCAGGATGGCGATATTGCTCAACTCTGTTACGATCTAATTCATGGCGGACTAGATTTTATCGTTGGCTCACAGAAAATAGCGCGATCCTTGAAAGAACTCATCGAGAAAGATAAGCGGATTGCCCTTGGTAATTTAGCTATGTGTTCTTATCGAGCGGACAACTATGAAAATCGCAAATTTATTGCTTTAATTAAACTCGATCCTTCAGATGCTTTCCGACCCATTGTTAAAAATGACAAAAGTGGTAAGAAATATATTGGCTTTGAACTCGAACGCGGCATGATGCCTACAACAAAAGAGAAATTGCAAAAATGTGTATTCGTTCAATCTCTAGAACCAAGGCATGGAGATTACGATATGATGTTGCTCGATCGACAAACAGAGCAAGAACCCGCCCAGTTTTTCACTCAAGATTTCTTAAAAGCGGATCTAGCTCTAGACGATCGAGAGAGGACTAAGCGATACTATACAGCCATGAATGCTGCAATTAATGAACTTCGTACTATTCCTGAAATAACTAGCGAGCAAAATGATGCTGTTCATTCAATATTTAATAGTGCTATCAAACAAACTAAGGTTGATATCGAATCAACAATAGATAGTTTACCTCTTAACGATCTTTACAAACAGATAGTTACAGATAAATTTAAAAACTTACCCGATCGAGAATTCTCGCCAGATTCACAATATGTAAAAACGTTACGGAAGAAAGTTCGTTTCAAGGGAGATCGAGGATTATTTATTTCAGTCAACAGAGAAGATTTGTCTCAAATTATTAAAAATGTGAAAAAGCCAGATAGTAATTCGGACTTCTATGAAATCGTGCTTCGTACTAAAACCTGGAAAGAAGAAAATTAA
- a CDS encoding Uma2 family endonuclease yields the protein MYQYQLPRYLPTADELPCSDDTPVDNELQEIIPSLLKSILELLWKDRMNWFFGIDMAIYTDPEQPAIVPDGFLSLNVERVFDEQMRSCYTLWEEKVPPVLVLEVVSTTPGGEYTKKLQEYAQMGVLYYVIYNPKRRRKPTLEIHQLVNGEYELQPNNPLWMPEIGLGIGCERANHGALMREWLYWYDENNHRYPTPVERAELADQRAERLAAQLRALGIEPD from the coding sequence ATGTATCAGTACCAGTTACCTCGATACCTACCGACTGCCGACGAATTGCCCTGCTCCGACGATACCCCTGTGGATAACGAACTCCAAGAAATCATTCCCAGTCTACTTAAATCAATCCTGGAACTCCTTTGGAAAGACCGGATGAATTGGTTTTTTGGGATTGATATGGCAATCTATACCGACCCAGAGCAGCCAGCAATCGTCCCTGATGGTTTCTTGAGCTTGAATGTCGAGCGAGTTTTTGACGAACAAATGCGCTCTTGCTATACGCTCTGGGAAGAGAAAGTACCACCAGTTTTGGTGCTAGAAGTAGTCTCAACCACCCCAGGGGGAGAATATACTAAAAAGCTTCAGGAATACGCCCAAATGGGTGTGCTTTACTATGTCATCTACAACCCTAAACGTCGCCGAAAGCCAACACTAGAAATTCATCAGCTAGTTAATGGTGAATACGAACTACAACCGAACAATCCCTTATGGATGCCAGAGATTGGGTTAGGTATCGGATGCGAACGAGCCAACCACGGTGCATTGATGCGTGAATGGCTGTATTGGTATGACGAAAATAACCATCGCTACCCTACTCCAGTAGAACGAGCTGAACTAGCAGACCAAAGAGCCGAACGGTTAGCCGCCCAACTACGCGCTCTGGGCATCGAGCCAGATTAA
- a CDS encoding HNH endonuclease — translation MSVYIRVELQRQIRDCFGECCAYCRTAEFLTAMTFEFEHIIPLAVGGETVFENLCFACPSCNRYKGDRQTAIDSESGETVALFHPQEQVWGQHFSWSEMGTEMRGLTTVGRATIVGLQMNRPALMRARAMWVKLDEHPPKLT, via the coding sequence ATGAGTGTTTATATTCGGGTTGAGTTACAGCGACAGATTCGCGACTGCTTTGGTGAATGCTGTGCCTATTGCCGGACGGCAGAATTTCTAACGGCGATGACGTTTGAATTCGAGCATATTATCCCCCTTGCCGTTGGTGGGGAAACGGTATTTGAAAATCTTTGTTTTGCCTGTCCTTCTTGTAATCGCTACAAGGGAGATCGTCAGACTGCTATCGATTCAGAAAGCGGTGAAACAGTTGCGTTATTTCATCCCCAGGAGCAAGTTTGGGGACAACATTTTAGCTGGAGTGAGATGGGGACAGAAATGAGAGGACTAACAACGGTGGGTCGAGCGACGATCGTTGGATTGCAGATGAATCGTCCAGCGTTGATGCGGGCAAGGGCGATGTGGGTTAAGTTAGACGAGCATCCGCCAAAGTTAACGTGA